In Amycolatopsis sp. EV170708-02-1, the following are encoded in one genomic region:
- the ftsY gene encoding signal recognition particle-docking protein FtsY encodes MSSSPWFWIVVVAVVVLVAVLVSGLLIARRRRISLDESKAADVVEKPKGGGYTATGGIALAPGGEETEEPEHPVEDRPETDGQPAVGDDASVPRDSAQRTVRDVELPEPAEETAPEPAPAEEIAPATGRLERLRGRLGKSRSVFGQSLLGLLGAGDLDEDSWQDVEDTLLMADLGAATTTEIVERLRDELKRRAVRTSEEARAVLQEVLTAALSTDAVRAVRALPHTVDGKKQPAVVLVAGVNGTGKTTTTGKLARVLVAQGSTVVLGAADTFRAAAADQLQTWAERVGAEVVRGKEGADPAAVAFDAVKRGTEAGVDAVLVDTAGRLHTKTGLMDELGKVKRVVEKQAKVDEVLLVLDATTGQNGLMQARVFSEVIDVTGIVLTKLDGTAKGGIVFQVQRELGVPVKLVGLGEGPDDLAPFEPGAFVDALLSS; translated from the coding sequence GTGTCGAGTAGCCCCTGGTTCTGGATCGTTGTCGTTGCCGTCGTGGTCCTGGTCGCCGTTCTGGTGTCCGGGCTGCTCATCGCGCGCCGCCGCCGGATCAGCCTGGACGAGTCCAAGGCTGCCGACGTCGTCGAGAAGCCGAAGGGCGGCGGCTATACCGCGACGGGCGGGATCGCGCTCGCTCCCGGCGGCGAGGAGACCGAGGAACCGGAACACCCGGTCGAGGATCGCCCGGAGACCGACGGCCAGCCCGCCGTCGGGGACGACGCGTCGGTGCCGAGGGATTCCGCGCAGCGCACGGTGCGCGACGTCGAACTTCCCGAACCTGCCGAGGAAACGGCCCCCGAGCCCGCCCCCGCCGAGGAGATCGCCCCGGCCACCGGACGGCTGGAGCGGCTGCGCGGCAGGCTGGGCAAGTCCCGTTCGGTGTTCGGGCAGAGCCTGCTCGGCCTGCTGGGCGCCGGTGACCTCGACGAGGACTCGTGGCAGGACGTCGAGGACACGCTGCTCATGGCGGACCTCGGTGCCGCGACGACCACCGAGATCGTCGAGCGACTTCGCGACGAGCTGAAGCGTCGCGCCGTGCGGACCTCGGAAGAGGCGCGCGCGGTGTTGCAGGAGGTGCTGACCGCCGCCCTGTCGACCGACGCGGTGCGGGCCGTCCGCGCGCTGCCGCACACCGTCGACGGGAAGAAGCAGCCCGCCGTCGTGCTGGTCGCCGGGGTCAACGGCACCGGCAAGACCACCACCACCGGCAAACTCGCCCGCGTGCTCGTCGCGCAGGGGAGCACCGTGGTGCTCGGCGCGGCCGACACCTTCCGCGCCGCCGCGGCGGACCAGCTGCAGACGTGGGCCGAGCGCGTGGGCGCCGAGGTCGTGCGCGGCAAGGAAGGCGCGGACCCGGCGGCGGTCGCCTTCGACGCCGTCAAACGCGGCACCGAGGCGGGCGTGGACGCGGTCCTGGTCGACACGGCCGGCCGCCTGCACACCAAGACCGGCCTGATGGACGAGCTGGGCAAGGTCAAGCGAGTCGTCGAGAAGCAGGCGAAGGTCGACGAGGTGCTGCTGGTGCTCGACGCCACCACCGGGCAGAACGGGCTGATGCAGGCCCGCGTGTTCTCGGAGGTCATCGACGTCACGGGCATCGTCCTGACCAAACTGGACGGCACCGCGAAGGGCGGCATCGTCTTCCAGGTGCAGCGCGAACTCGGGGTCCCGGTGAAGCTGGTCGGCCTCGGTGAGGGGCCGGACGATCTGGCGCCGTTCGAGCCGGGCGCTTTCGTCGACGCGCTTCTGAGCAGCTAG
- a CDS encoding anhydro-N-acetylmuramic acid kinase — MTVFSGTGVRIIGLISGTSIDGIDVAAAELRADGDTVVLSPLGQLEVPYPEALREALLAALPPNPCDAEQLTKLDTLVGQAFAEAATRGVEELAGGEADVVASLGQTVFHWVEDGTARGTLQLGNPAWIAERTGLPVVADLRVRDVAAGGHGAPLASTMDALWLREMAALGPVAALNIGGIANITVVPAEGDVLAYDTGPGNALMDIAAHRATGERADIDGALALRGTVRPDLLAKLLLDPYYAAAPPKSTGKELFHGAYLDAALDGLPPVGAEDLLATLTELTAVTIAAECRRHGIATLIVSGGGADNPALMAALARNLPGTALKTSDDHGLPRAGKEAYLTILLGWLTWSGVPGNLPSATGARGHRLLGSITPGAGPLRLPAPHTSTVTRLRVAAKTGER, encoded by the coding sequence ATGACGGTTTTCTCCGGCACTGGGGTCCGGATCATCGGGCTCATCTCCGGCACCTCGATCGACGGGATCGACGTGGCGGCCGCCGAACTGCGTGCCGACGGGGACACGGTGGTGCTCTCCCCGCTCGGCCAGCTCGAAGTCCCTTACCCCGAAGCGCTCCGCGAAGCCCTGCTCGCCGCCCTCCCGCCGAATCCCTGCGACGCCGAGCAACTGACCAAACTCGACACCCTGGTGGGCCAGGCCTTCGCCGAGGCGGCCACGCGCGGCGTCGAAGAACTGGCCGGTGGCGAAGCGGACGTCGTCGCCTCGCTGGGCCAGACGGTGTTCCACTGGGTCGAAGACGGAACCGCACGCGGCACGCTGCAACTGGGGAACCCGGCGTGGATCGCCGAACGCACCGGGCTGCCGGTGGTGGCCGATCTGCGCGTCCGCGACGTCGCCGCCGGCGGGCACGGTGCGCCGCTCGCCAGCACGATGGACGCGTTGTGGTTACGGGAAATGGCCGCGCTCGGCCCGGTCGCGGCGCTGAACATCGGCGGTATCGCGAACATCACCGTGGTGCCCGCCGAGGGCGATGTCCTGGCCTACGACACGGGCCCCGGCAACGCCTTGATGGACATCGCCGCGCATCGCGCCACCGGCGAACGTGCCGACATCGACGGCGCGCTCGCCCTGCGCGGCACCGTCCGGCCCGACCTGCTGGCGAAACTCCTGCTCGACCCGTATTACGCGGCCGCGCCGCCGAAATCCACCGGCAAGGAACTGTTCCACGGCGCGTACCTCGACGCGGCACTCGACGGGCTCCCGCCGGTCGGCGCGGAAGATCTCCTGGCGACGCTGACCGAACTGACCGCGGTGACCATCGCCGCGGAATGCCGTCGCCACGGCATCGCCACGCTGATCGTCTCCGGCGGCGGCGCCGACAATCCGGCGCTGATGGCCGCGCTCGCCAGGAATCTGCCGGGTACGGCGCTGAAGACCAGCGACGACCACGGGCTGCCGCGCGCGGGCAAAGAGGCATACCTGACCATTCTGCTCGGCTGGCTGACGTGGTCCGGCGTCCCCGGGAACCTCCCGTCGGCGACCGGCGCCCGCGGCCACCGGTTGCTCGGCAGCATCACCCCGGGCGCGGGTCCCCTGCGGCTCCCCGCCCCGCATACCTCAACCGTGACCCGGCTACGGGTAGCGGCGAAGACCGGCGAGCGATAG
- a CDS encoding sodium:solute symporter: MRALDLAIIGLFLVGMPLLGVWIGGKQKSGSDYFVGEGKISWWVACLSVVSAETSTLTVLSVPTVAYIATPGDGGMTYLALAIGYIAGRIVVSMVLLPRYVAGNLVTAYAFLGKRFGSGLQGTASVTFLLTRTLADGIRLFATAIPIKVVMAAYGLNVSYWTIVLGLGIAMVLYSFFGGVRAVVWVDAIQMLWYILGAVVVIWAISSRLPDGWFGKAVDANKFQIFDFSSNMLTGQYAFFTALIGGAVLSMASHGSDQLIVQRLQSTNDLRAARKALVASGFVVFVQFALFLFIGVLLWALYNGLNPTKPKPEGLGLGNKDELFANFIVNDLPSGLSGFVIAGILAAALSSSLGALASSTVTDVYERVIGRELPEAERLKHGRIWTIVWAGALILCAGFFASSNKTSADPIVVQALGITGYTYGALLGAFLLGLLFKRARQADAIVAFVSTVLVMAFVILGVKFNKPDGSLIGVDFSKASGNTVALAWPWYTLCGVVITLVVGGLLSLRHGSVDPLAEPDVKESTPV; this comes from the coding sequence ATGCGCGCACTTGACCTCGCGATCATCGGGCTTTTTCTGGTCGGCATGCCCTTGCTGGGCGTCTGGATCGGTGGCAAACAGAAATCCGGCTCCGACTACTTCGTCGGCGAAGGCAAGATCTCCTGGTGGGTGGCCTGCCTTTCGGTGGTCTCCGCGGAGACGTCCACCCTCACCGTGCTCTCCGTGCCGACGGTGGCCTACATCGCCACCCCGGGCGACGGCGGCATGACGTATCTGGCCTTGGCGATCGGTTACATCGCGGGCCGGATCGTGGTGTCGATGGTGCTGTTGCCGCGTTACGTGGCGGGCAACCTAGTCACCGCGTACGCCTTCCTGGGCAAACGCTTCGGCAGCGGGCTGCAGGGCACCGCGTCGGTGACCTTCCTGCTCACCCGCACGCTGGCCGACGGCATCCGGCTGTTCGCCACCGCGATCCCGATCAAGGTGGTGATGGCGGCCTACGGCCTGAACGTCTCGTACTGGACCATCGTGCTCGGCCTCGGCATCGCGATGGTGCTCTACAGCTTCTTCGGCGGCGTCCGCGCCGTCGTCTGGGTCGACGCGATCCAGATGCTCTGGTACATCCTCGGCGCGGTCGTGGTGATCTGGGCGATCTCCAGCAGGCTGCCGGACGGCTGGTTCGGCAAGGCCGTCGACGCGAACAAGTTCCAGATCTTCGACTTCTCCTCGAACATGCTCACCGGGCAGTACGCCTTCTTCACCGCGCTGATCGGCGGCGCGGTGCTCTCGATGGCGTCGCACGGCTCCGACCAGCTGATCGTGCAGCGCCTCCAGTCCACCAACGACCTGCGCGCCGCACGGAAGGCGTTGGTCGCGAGCGGTTTCGTGGTGTTCGTGCAGTTCGCGCTGTTCCTGTTCATCGGCGTGCTGCTGTGGGCGCTCTACAACGGACTCAACCCGACGAAGCCGAAGCCCGAAGGCCTCGGGCTGGGCAACAAGGACGAACTGTTCGCGAACTTCATCGTGAACGACCTGCCGAGCGGCCTGTCCGGGTTCGTGATCGCCGGGATCCTCGCCGCCGCACTGAGTTCGTCGCTCGGCGCGCTGGCCTCGTCGACGGTGACCGACGTCTACGAACGGGTGATCGGCCGGGAACTCCCGGAGGCCGAACGGCTGAAGCACGGCCGGATCTGGACGATCGTCTGGGCGGGCGCGCTGATCCTGTGCGCGGGCTTCTTCGCCTCCTCCAACAAGACCTCGGCCGATCCGATCGTGGTGCAGGCGCTGGGCATCACCGGCTACACCTACGGGGCGCTGCTCGGCGCGTTCCTCTTGGGCCTGCTGTTCAAGCGGGCGAGGCAGGCGGACGCGATCGTGGCGTTCGTGTCGACGGTGCTCGTGATGGCGTTCGTCATCCTGGGCGTCAAATTCAACAAACCGGACGGCAGCCTGATCGGCGTCGACTTCAGCAAGGCTTCCGGGAACACCGTGGCGCTGGCGTGGCCCTGGTACACGCTGTGCGGTGTGGTGATCACGCTCGTGGTGGGCGGGTTGCTTTCGCTGCGGCACGGGAGCGTGGACCCGCTGGCGGAGCCGGACGTGAAGGAGTCCACTCCCGTCTAG
- the smc gene encoding chromosome segregation protein SMC, with translation MHLKSLTLKGFKSFASATTLRFEPGITCVVGPNGSGKSNVLDALRWVMGTQGAKDLRGGKMEDVIFAGTAGRAPLGRAEVTLTIDNADGALPIEYSEVSITRRMFRDGASEYEINGDRCRLMDVQELLSDSGIGREMHVIVGQGQLSAILESKPEERRAFIEEAAGVLKHRKRKEQTLRKLANMQGNLDRLGDLTTELRRQLKPLGKQAEIARKAQWVQSELRDARLRLFAHDLVTQREGIAKEEADERVARQRRAEVEQALEIVAAEEAELEASLAEDAPKLAAAQETWYKLSALTERLRGTVRLALERQRHLSSDVQQANTGRDPDELLAEAEQVAEREQELNEAVAEARLVLSETVQRREQLEHLVQAAERAHMAAVRAIADRREGLAKLSGQVEALRSKNGATSDEIDRLTVSLEEAAERAEIAVEELEEAKAAGGVEESDDSDLQAHHDRAVEANNAAKARVEELVKAERAAEREIASEKARVEALSMGLRRKDGAGALLGAQHELPGLLGSVAALLTVEAGHEVALAAALGPVADAVAVNGGADALAALKFLKDNDSGRAGILLGGLESTVDTSAWPSLPEGARWAREVVTAPPALRSAVEHALDRVAIVDGLESARRLVEVYPEVSTVTPEGDVFGARWAVGGSARSESVIEVQAAVDEAGDRLNAAERALERTAAELEGARAGQAARREEVGRAKEALGDAKVRKARSSERLNRLQQAARAAQAEMDRLSNQRAKVEQSREQALQQLAELEERLAAVADQEVDEDPDTAERDQAAEDLGTVRQEEMESRLALRTAEERARSIQGKAESLRRAAHAERQARERAEKSRAARKRGAEIANAVVNGGEIALERIEASVQRAAHERDEAQAQRQSRETALTQVRSKVRELTGELEKLTDAVHRDEVLRAEQRLRLEQLETKIAEDFGIGLEDLVTEYGPDVPVPPSAGEMAEYEAAKERGEDVTPPPPMPFDRDTQARRAKRAEKDLSLLGKVNPLALEEFAALEERYKFLSTQLEDLKDTRKDLEAVIKQVDEKILEVFASAYEDVAREFETVFGVLFPGGEGRMVLTQPNDLLSTGVDVEARPPGKKVKRLSLLSGGEKSLVAVGMLVAIFRARPSPFYVMDEVEAALDDTNMRRLIGLLEQLRDSSQLIIITHQKPTMEIADALYGVSMQGDGITKVISQRLRTSEEELVTS, from the coding sequence GTGCACCTGAAGAGCCTGACGCTCAAGGGCTTCAAGTCCTTCGCCTCGGCGACGACGTTGCGTTTCGAGCCGGGCATCACCTGCGTGGTCGGACCGAACGGGTCCGGCAAGTCGAACGTCCTCGACGCGCTCCGCTGGGTCATGGGCACCCAGGGCGCGAAGGACCTTCGCGGCGGCAAGATGGAAGACGTCATCTTCGCCGGGACCGCCGGCCGTGCCCCGCTCGGGCGCGCCGAGGTCACCCTGACCATCGACAACGCCGACGGCGCGCTGCCGATCGAGTACTCCGAGGTCTCGATCACCCGCCGGATGTTCCGTGACGGAGCGAGCGAATACGAGATCAACGGCGACCGCTGCCGTCTGATGGACGTGCAGGAACTGCTGTCGGACTCCGGTATCGGCCGCGAGATGCACGTCATCGTCGGGCAGGGGCAGCTTTCGGCGATCCTCGAATCCAAGCCCGAGGAGCGCCGCGCCTTCATCGAAGAGGCGGCCGGTGTCCTCAAGCACCGCAAGCGCAAGGAACAGACCCTGCGCAAGCTCGCGAACATGCAGGGCAACCTCGACCGCCTCGGCGACCTCACCACCGAGCTCCGCCGCCAGCTCAAACCGCTCGGCAAGCAGGCCGAGATCGCCCGCAAGGCGCAGTGGGTGCAGTCCGAGCTGCGCGACGCCCGGCTGCGGCTGTTCGCCCACGACCTCGTCACCCAGCGCGAAGGCATCGCCAAGGAAGAGGCCGACGAGCGCGTCGCCCGGCAGCGTCGTGCGGAGGTCGAGCAGGCGCTGGAGATCGTCGCCGCCGAGGAGGCCGAGCTCGAAGCGTCGCTCGCCGAGGACGCGCCGAAGCTCGCCGCGGCCCAGGAGACCTGGTACAAGCTTTCCGCGCTGACCGAGCGGTTGCGCGGAACCGTGCGTCTCGCGCTGGAGCGTCAGCGGCACCTGTCGTCCGACGTGCAGCAGGCGAACACCGGCCGCGACCCTGACGAGCTGCTCGCCGAGGCCGAGCAGGTCGCCGAGCGGGAGCAGGAGCTCAACGAGGCCGTCGCGGAGGCGCGCCTGGTGCTTTCGGAGACCGTCCAGCGGCGCGAGCAGCTCGAACACCTCGTCCAGGCCGCCGAGCGCGCGCATATGGCCGCCGTCCGCGCGATCGCCGACCGCCGGGAAGGGCTCGCGAAGCTCTCCGGGCAGGTCGAGGCGCTGCGCAGCAAGAACGGCGCCACCTCCGACGAGATCGACCGGCTCACCGTGTCGCTCGAAGAGGCGGCCGAGCGGGCCGAGATCGCCGTCGAGGAGCTCGAAGAGGCCAAGGCCGCGGGTGGTGTCGAGGAATCCGACGACTCCGACCTGCAAGCGCATCACGACCGCGCGGTGGAGGCCAACAACGCCGCCAAGGCCAGGGTCGAAGAGCTGGTCAAGGCCGAGCGGGCCGCCGAACGCGAGATCGCGTCGGAGAAGGCGCGGGTCGAAGCGCTGTCGATGGGCTTGCGGCGCAAGGACGGCGCGGGCGCGCTGCTCGGCGCGCAGCACGAACTGCCGGGCCTGCTCGGTTCGGTGGCCGCGCTGCTCACCGTCGAGGCCGGACACGAGGTCGCGCTGGCCGCGGCGCTCGGCCCGGTCGCCGACGCGGTCGCGGTCAACGGCGGCGCCGACGCGCTCGCCGCGCTGAAGTTCTTGAAGGACAACGATTCCGGTCGTGCGGGCATTCTGCTCGGCGGGCTCGAATCCACTGTGGACACCAGTGCGTGGCCGTCGCTGCCCGAGGGTGCGCGCTGGGCGCGTGAAGTGGTCACGGCGCCGCCCGCGTTGCGGTCCGCCGTCGAGCACGCGCTCGACCGGGTGGCCATTGTGGACGGTCTGGAGTCCGCGCGCCGTCTCGTCGAGGTGTACCCCGAGGTCAGCACGGTCACGCCCGAGGGCGATGTCTTCGGTGCGCGCTGGGCGGTCGGTGGTTCGGCGCGCAGCGAGAGCGTCATCGAGGTGCAGGCCGCGGTCGACGAGGCCGGCGACCGGCTGAACGCCGCCGAGCGCGCGCTTGAACGCACCGCCGCGGAGCTCGAAGGCGCCCGCGCCGGGCAGGCCGCCCGGCGCGAAGAGGTCGGCAGGGCCAAGGAAGCGCTCGGGGACGCGAAGGTCCGCAAGGCGCGCTCGTCCGAGCGGCTGAACCGGCTGCAGCAGGCCGCGCGTGCCGCGCAGGCCGAAATGGACCGGCTGAGCAACCAGCGGGCCAAGGTCGAGCAGAGCCGTGAACAGGCACTGCAGCAGCTCGCCGAACTCGAAGAGCGGCTGGCCGCCGTCGCCGATCAGGAAGTCGACGAAGACCCGGACACCGCCGAGCGCGACCAAGCCGCCGAAGACCTCGGCACGGTCCGCCAGGAGGAGATGGAGTCCCGGCTCGCGCTGCGCACCGCCGAGGAGCGCGCGCGGAGCATCCAGGGCAAGGCCGAATCGCTCCGCCGGGCCGCGCACGCCGAGCGGCAGGCCCGCGAACGGGCCGAAAAGTCCAGGGCCGCGCGGAAACGCGGCGCCGAGATCGCCAACGCGGTGGTCAACGGCGGCGAGATCGCGTTGGAGCGCATCGAGGCCTCCGTGCAGCGCGCCGCCCACGAACGGGACGAGGCGCAGGCGCAGCGGCAGTCGCGGGAGACCGCGCTGACCCAGGTCCGCAGCAAGGTCCGCGAGCTGACCGGCGAACTGGAGAAGCTCACCGACGCCGTCCACCGCGACGAGGTGCTGCGCGCCGAGCAGCGGCTGCGGCTGGAACAGCTCGAAACCAAGATCGCCGAAGACTTCGGCATCGGCCTCGAGGACCTCGTCACCGAGTACGGCCCGGACGTCCCCGTGCCGCCGAGCGCGGGGGAGATGGCCGAATACGAGGCCGCCAAGGAACGCGGAGAGGACGTCACCCCGCCGCCGCCCATGCCGTTCGACCGCGACACCCAGGCTCGCCGGGCGAAGCGCGCGGAGAAGGACCTGAGCCTGCTGGGCAAGGTCAACCCGCTGGCGCTGGAGGAGTTCGCGGCGCTGGAGGAGCGGTACAAGTTCCTCTCGACCCAGCTCGAAGACCTCAAGGACACGCGCAAGGACCTCGAAGCCGTCATCAAACAGGTCGACGAAAAGATCCTCGAGGTCTTCGCGTCGGCGTACGAGGACGTCGCGCGCGAGTTCGAGACGGTGTTCGGCGTGCTGTTCCCCGGCGGCGAGGGGCGCATGGTGCTCACGCAGCCCAACGACCTGCTCTCCACCGGCGTCGACGTCGAAGCGCGCCCGCCGGGCAAGAAGGTCAAGCGGCTCTCGCTGCTCTCCGGTGGCGAGAAGTCGCTCGTCGCCGTCGGCATGCTGGTGGCGATCTTCCGCGCCCGGCCTTCGCCCTTCTACGTCATGGACGAGGTCGAGGCCGCGCTCGACGACACCAACATGCGACGGCTGATCGGGCTGCTGGAGCAGCTGCGGGATTCTTCGCAGCTGATCATCATCACCCACCAGAAGCCGACCATGGAGATCGCCGACGCGCTGTACGGCGTTTCGATGCAGGGCGACGGCATCACGAAGGTGATCTCGCAGCGGCTGCGGACGTCCGAAGAGGAGCTCGTCACCTCGTGA
- a CDS encoding acylphosphatase, whose translation MSEEVTHIRLTAWVHGRVQGVGFRWWTRSRALELGLVGSAGNLADGRVEVVAEGVREHCERLLAALRSGESPGSVDHVVERWSPAKGGLRGFVER comes from the coding sequence GTGAGTGAAGAAGTAACGCACATCAGGCTGACCGCGTGGGTACACGGTCGGGTGCAGGGTGTCGGTTTCCGCTGGTGGACCCGCAGCAGGGCGCTTGAGCTGGGGCTGGTCGGCAGCGCGGGCAATCTGGCCGACGGGCGTGTCGAGGTGGTGGCGGAGGGTGTTCGTGAACACTGTGAGCGGCTTTTGGCGGCTTTGCGTTCCGGGGAATCACCCGGAAGTGTGGACCACGTCGTCGAACGCTGGTCGCCCGCGAAGGGCGGGCTCCGCGGGTTCGTGGAGCGCTGA
- a CDS encoding response regulator: MSADTASATVLVVDDEPQIVRALRINLSARGYKVITAHDGTAALKAVAETKPDVVVLDLGLPDLDGTEVIAGLRGWTTVPIIVLSARGDSADKVQALDAGADDYVTKPFGMDELLARLRAAVRRSATSSVDGADAVVDTGSFRIDLAAKKVRRDGKEVHLTKTEWGVLELLVRNRGRLVAQKQLLHEVWGPTYETESHYLRVYLAQLRRKLEPEPSRPRHLLTEPGMGYRFEM; the protein is encoded by the coding sequence ATGAGCGCAGACACCGCGTCGGCGACCGTACTGGTCGTCGACGACGAACCGCAGATCGTGCGAGCCCTGCGGATCAACCTGTCCGCCCGCGGCTACAAGGTGATCACCGCGCACGACGGGACGGCCGCGCTGAAGGCCGTCGCCGAGACCAAACCCGACGTCGTCGTGCTCGACCTCGGCCTGCCCGACCTCGACGGCACCGAGGTCATCGCCGGGCTCCGCGGCTGGACGACGGTGCCGATCATCGTGCTGTCCGCCCGCGGCGACTCGGCCGACAAGGTGCAGGCCCTCGACGCCGGCGCCGACGACTACGTCACCAAACCCTTCGGCATGGACGAGCTGCTCGCGCGGCTCCGCGCCGCGGTCCGCCGGTCGGCCACGTCCAGTGTGGACGGTGCGGACGCGGTGGTGGACACGGGATCCTTCCGGATCGACCTCGCGGCGAAGAAGGTGCGCCGGGACGGCAAGGAAGTGCATCTCACCAAGACCGAATGGGGCGTGCTGGAACTGCTGGTGCGCAACCGCGGCCGTCTGGTGGCGCAGAAGCAGCTGCTGCACGAGGTGTGGGGACCGACGTACGAGACGGAATCGCACTACCTGCGGGTGTATCTGGCGCAGCTGCGGCGGAAACTGGAGCCGGAACCCTCGCGGCCGCGGCACCTGCTGACGGAGCCGGGGATGGGGTACCGCTTCGAAATGTGA